The following proteins are encoded in a genomic region of Paenibacillus sp. FSL R7-0273:
- a CDS encoding 3-O-beta-D-glucopyranosyl-beta-D-glucuronide phosphorylase — protein sequence MSRSGPYGFFKDNGSQYVITTPRTPARWFNYLFNDSYYMEVSQTGQGDSVAFEPRHRAITRGYRFFYVKDHGTGQAWAPLYQPLKSEPDAYECIHGLADSEIRTSTHGIETSVHVFVPREGQQEVWTVTLRNAGAEPRELSLFTAFSLENGGVMGSKCDFDEETQILSAYSFPYHVTYEQKAGCDDHTNVVYVYSDRQADSYDCSQRTFFGGDDIYELPAAVRNGSCSGQRAEAEHPAGAMQQRITLQPGEAAVSRFVIGCAHSLEEAAANKARLTAKGFDVLHKEVLEYWERINGAFQIETPDENVNSFMNIWLKKQIVMQTRTNRMSNYCPVRNQLQDALGYALIDPAGAAEYMISVLKGQEKNGFIQQWIMTDGSPPKNLCLLKHTDGPVWLIICMVALVNQSGAPELLHRQVAFKDSNDTVSIYEHLVLAADYMVGATGEHGICLMGDGDWNDPINGPGRLGRGESVWNTMALVYGIRGLLPFCERLGDTEGAERLRSAAVRLAEAVNTSCWDGEWYIAGFDDNGVPLGTARDEEGQLFLNTQTWAVMSGIADGERLEKCFAAIDSLDTPFGPRLLEPPFSGWNPKWGRISLKLAGTTENGSVYCHASMFKAFADCIAGRGTAAWETICRTLPTNRDNPPERNGQVPIFVPNYYFGLADSPSYGKSSHHVSTGTVGWMLWTTLEYALGIRATADGLVIDPCIPAEWSGYRVERRFRNAVYRIEVKNPDRISRGTTNVLVDGEAWSGTELPYEDGREYEISVQLVPEG from the coding sequence TTGAGCAGAAGCGGACCCTATGGGTTTTTTAAGGATAATGGCAGCCAGTATGTCATCACGACACCCCGGACACCGGCAAGGTGGTTCAACTATTTATTTAATGATTCCTATTATATGGAGGTTTCCCAGACCGGGCAGGGGGACAGTGTGGCTTTTGAGCCACGGCACCGTGCTATTACGCGGGGCTACCGCTTTTTTTATGTGAAGGATCACGGGACAGGGCAGGCTTGGGCACCGCTGTATCAGCCGCTGAAGAGTGAACCGGATGCTTATGAGTGCATTCATGGCCTGGCGGACAGCGAAATCCGTACCAGTACCCATGGGATTGAAACCTCCGTGCATGTGTTTGTCCCGCGTGAAGGCCAGCAGGAAGTCTGGACAGTGACGCTTAGGAATGCCGGGGCAGAGCCGAGAGAGTTATCACTGTTCACGGCGTTTTCCTTGGAGAACGGCGGCGTCATGGGAAGTAAATGCGACTTTGATGAAGAGACGCAGATTCTCTCTGCGTATTCTTTTCCCTATCATGTGACCTATGAGCAAAAAGCCGGCTGTGACGATCATACCAACGTTGTCTATGTCTATTCTGACCGGCAGGCAGATTCCTATGACTGCAGCCAGCGCACCTTCTTTGGCGGTGACGACATTTATGAGCTGCCGGCAGCTGTGCGGAATGGAAGCTGTTCGGGGCAGCGGGCGGAGGCGGAGCATCCGGCGGGTGCGATGCAGCAGCGGATTACGCTTCAGCCGGGAGAGGCTGCGGTAAGCCGTTTTGTAATCGGCTGTGCCCATTCGCTTGAAGAGGCAGCTGCAAATAAGGCTAGGCTGACTGCTAAGGGCTTTGATGTTCTGCATAAGGAGGTTTTGGAGTATTGGGAGCGGATCAACGGCGCGTTCCAGATAGAAACTCCGGATGAGAACGTTAATTCTTTTATGAATATCTGGCTCAAAAAACAGATCGTCATGCAGACCCGAACGAACCGCATGTCCAATTACTGCCCGGTCCGCAACCAGCTGCAGGATGCTCTAGGCTATGCGCTGATTGACCCGGCAGGAGCGGCAGAGTATATGATCTCTGTGCTTAAGGGCCAGGAAAAAAACGGCTTTATTCAGCAGTGGATTATGACGGACGGGTCACCGCCCAAAAATCTGTGCCTCCTAAAGCATACAGACGGTCCGGTCTGGCTGATCATCTGCATGGTTGCGCTGGTGAATCAGAGTGGAGCCCCGGAGCTGCTGCACCGGCAGGTAGCTTTCAAGGATTCAAATGATACCGTTTCCATTTATGAGCATCTGGTGCTCGCAGCGGACTATATGGTGGGTGCGACCGGGGAACACGGCATTTGCCTGATGGGTGACGGCGACTGGAATGATCCGATCAACGGCCCCGGCCGGCTGGGCCGCGGCGAGTCGGTCTGGAACACGATGGCACTGGTCTATGGCATCCGCGGACTTCTGCCGTTCTGTGAACGGCTTGGTGATACGGAAGGTGCAGAGCGCCTCCGGTCGGCGGCTGTAAGGCTGGCGGAAGCGGTGAATACCAGCTGCTGGGACGGTGAATGGTACATTGCCGGGTTCGATGATAACGGCGTGCCGCTGGGAACAGCCCGGGACGAGGAAGGGCAGCTGTTCCTGAACACCCAGACCTGGGCAGTAATGAGCGGGATCGCGGACGGGGAGCGGCTTGAGAAATGCTTTGCAGCGATCGACAGTCTGGATACCCCGTTCGGGCCGCGGCTGCTGGAGCCGCCGTTCAGCGGCTGGAATCCGAAATGGGGCCGGATCAGCCTCAAGCTGGCGGGCACGACAGAGAACGGCTCTGTCTATTGCCATGCCTCCATGTTCAAGGCTTTCGCTGACTGCATCGCCGGGCGGGGTACGGCGGCCTGGGAGACGATCTGCCGGACGCTGCCGACGAACAGGGACAATCCGCCGGAGCGTAACGGGCAGGTGCCGATTTTTGTACCAAATTATTATTTCGGATTGGCTGACTCGCCAAGCTACGGCAAGTCCAGCCATCATGTCTCCACAGGTACGGTAGGCTGGATGCTCTGGACTACCCTGGAATATGCGCTTGGCATCAGAGCAACGGCAGACGGCCTGGTCATAGACCCCTGTATTCCGGCGGAATGGTCCGGTTACCGGGTGGAGCGCAGGTTCCGTAACGCGGTATACCGGATTGAAGTAAAGAATCCTGACCGGATCAGCAGGGGAACAACGAATGTGCTTGTGGATGGTGAAGCCTGGAGCGGTACAGAGCTTCCTTATGAAGACGGCAGAGAGTATGAGATATCTGTTCAGCTTGTGCCTGAAGGATAA